Proteins encoded by one window of Amaranthus tricolor cultivar Red isolate AtriRed21 chromosome 4, ASM2621246v1, whole genome shotgun sequence:
- the LOC130809642 gene encoding probable alkaline/neutral invertase F: MDSSPEHPSGVLSEESNGNPRLEVLLPSLSLDHSMSNTVLEAPSTDDDEFYINGENGGNLLEQGITPKRTTLARAHSLTITSSAPTGEGAEVNGYTNDTPKANVESPMMDEAWDMLKKSYVFYKGVPVGTVAASDPSAEALNYNQVFVRDFFPSALACLMKDPPDTEIVKNFLLKTLHLQGREKKVDNFTLAEGVMPASFKVQKDERCERVKETLEADYGGSAIGRVAPMDSGFWWIILLRSYYKCTRDHSLVDMPEVQQGIKLILNLCLSDGFDTFPTLLCADACCMIDRRMGIYGYPIEIQSLFFFALRCAKQMLKDVPDNKELLDKINKKIKALSYHIRTYYWLDCIQLNNIYRYRTEEYSHTAVNKFNVSPESIPEWLFEFMPLQKGGYFIGNVSPARMDFRWFLLGNCIAILSSLATLEQQSAIMDLIEVRWSELVGEMPLKISYPALEDHDWKIVTGFDPKNTRWSYHNGGSWPVLLWLMVAACIKTGRRETARRAITMVEERLAKDGWPEYYDGITGQYIGKQARKYQTWSIAGYLVAKKMMENQIDVALVSLDEDKTIAKPKLTRSASWSAS; encoded by the exons ATGGATTCCTCACCAGAACATCCTAGTGGCGTATTATCAGAGGAATCAAACGGAAATCCTCGATTGGAAGTGTTACTACCTTCTCTCTCTCTCGATCATTCCATGAGTAACACCGTTCTGGAAGCTCCTAGTACTGACGATGACGAATTCTACATTAACGGTGAAAATGGAGGTAATCTTTTGGAGCAGGGGATAACTCCGAAGAGAACTACTCTTGCAAGAGCACATTCGCTAACGATTACGTCTTCGGCACCAACCGGTGAAGGCGCAGAGGTTAATGGATACACAAATGATACACCAAAAGCTAATGTTGAGTCCCCAATGATGGATGAAGCTTGGGATATGTTGAAGAAATCTTACGTTTTTTACAAAGGTGTTCCTGTTGGTACGGTCGCTGCTTCTGATCCTAGTGCTGAAGCTTTAAACTATAATCAG GTTTTTGTGAGGGACTTCTTTCCTAGTGCACTAGCTTGCCTAATGAAAGATCCCCCAGATACTGAAATTGTGAAGAACTTCTTGCTGAAAACCCTCCACCTTCAAGGCCGGGAAAAGAAGGTCGACAACTTTACTCTTGCAGAAGGTGTGATGCCAGCGAGCTTCAAAGTTCAGAAAGATGAGAGATGTGAGCGTGTGAAAGAAACTCTAGAAGCTGATTATGGTGGATCTGCAATTGGAAGGGTTGCACCAATGGATTCTGGGTTTTGGTGGATCATTTTACTGAGGTCATACTACAAGTGTACTAGAGATCATTCACTGGTAGATATGCCTGAAGTGCAGCAAGGCATAAAATTGATCCTTAATTTGTGCCTCTCTGATGGCTTTGACACTTTCCCAACACTGCTTTGTGCAGATGCTTGCTGTATGATTGACAGAAGGATG GGAATATATGGATATCCCATCGAGATTCAGTCACTTTTCTTTTTTGCGCTAAGATGCGCCAAGCAGATGCTGAAAGATGTGCCAGACAACAAGGAATTGCttgacaaaataaacaaaaagatcAAAGCACTTAGTTACCACATTCGCACTTACTACTGGCTTGATTGCATCCAGCTGAATAACATTTACAGGTATCGCACTGAAGAATACTCCCACACTGCTGTAAATAAGTTCAATGTAAGCCCAGAATCAATACCAGAATGGTTGTTCGAGTTCATGCCTCTGCAGAAAGGTGGTTATTTCATTGGCAATGTCAGCCCTGCTCGCATGGACTTCAGGTGGTTCTTGCTAGGGAACTGCATTGCCATCTTAAGCAGTCTGGCTACACTAGAACAACAATCAGCAATAATGGACTTAATTGAAGTGCGTTGGTCGGAATTAGTTGGAGAAATGCCCTTGAAAATCTCTTATCCAGCTCTAGAGGATCATGATTGGAAGATTGTCACTGGGTTTGATCCCAAGAATACTCGGTGGAGCTACCATAACGGTGGATCTTGGCCAG TTCTGCTGTGGTTGATGGTAGCGGCCTGCATCAAAACTGGGAGGCGTGAAACAGCAAGAAGGGCCATCACTATGGTGGAGGAACGCCTAGCTAAAGATGGGTGGCCAGAGTATTATGATGGAATAACAGGACAATACATTGGGAAACAAGCAAGGAAGTACCAGACATGGAGCATTGCAGGCTACTTGGTTGCTAAGAAGATGATGGAGAACCAAATTGATGTTGCATTGGTCTCACTCGATGAAGACAAGACAATCGCTAAGCCTAAGCTTACTCGTTCCGCCTCATGGAGTGCTTCCTAG